One genomic window of Cetobacterium sp. ZOR0034 includes the following:
- a CDS encoding AMP-binding protein, whose amino-acid sequence MEFVKNHNKTAIFYEGREYSYKELIAGAKEYATMLDLEKEGKAVVFMENRPELLYAFLGIWDKKGTCVCLDAASKVSEFQYFIEDCRPKYIFVSENTYEVAREAVEISGVDTTILNVDKIDLSNANKEGIIYSPDGDAVALILYTSGTTGSPKGVMLTFDNILVNIEGLNKYNMYQPTDRVLALLPMHHIFPLLGSGIVPLQQGATIAFLKELSSQAMVDALKNYKITMMIGVPRLWEMLHKKIMEKINSNKVIKTLFKAAEKVDSKDFSKKLFKKVHEGFGGNIRFFVSGGSKLNPEVSRDFKTLGIDVCEGYGLTETAPMISFTPINQVVPGSAGKIMDGVEVKIAEDGEILSRGRNLMKGYYNKPEATAEVIDTDGWFHTGDLGEVKGEYLYVTGRKKEMIVLSNGKNINPIEIEQWIMSNTDLIEEMVVTEYNALLTAVVYPNFAKVKEHRVTNIAETLKNEVIDKYNGTAPNYKKILDLKIVQQELPKTKIGKIRRFMVTDLLEGKVEIEKEENAPTFEEYVVISEYLSNLKSKKVTSKAHLELDLGLDSLDLVEFMAFVQSSFGVNLTEEILTENPTVIAISEYLKENSKGLEVKDIDWKTILEKESLEGFPKSNCAGKIVKTILKPLFSGYIKIEKETVENLDVNKPTIFIGNHQSFLDGFIFNQSVDNKILDNTYYLAKVAHFQKGFMKSLGENSNVMLIDINKNLAETLQSAATALRKGKNIVIFPEGTRTRDGEMKEFKKFYAILAKELNADIVPFGIKGAYELFPAHRKTPMKGTVKVKFFPKVLPATLTVEEIVEKNSNDIKRWLEIK is encoded by the coding sequence TTGGAATTTGTAAAAAATCATAATAAAACAGCGATATTTTATGAGGGTAGAGAATATTCATATAAAGAGTTAATAGCTGGAGCAAAAGAATATGCTACTATGCTAGATTTAGAAAAAGAGGGGAAAGCCGTAGTATTTATGGAAAATAGGCCAGAATTACTATATGCTTTTTTAGGAATCTGGGATAAAAAAGGAACATGTGTGTGTTTAGATGCAGCTTCAAAAGTTTCTGAGTTTCAATACTTTATAGAGGATTGTAGGCCAAAGTACATATTTGTATCAGAGAATACTTATGAGGTTGCAAGGGAAGCAGTAGAGATTTCTGGCGTGGATACAACAATTTTAAATGTAGATAAAATTGATTTATCAAATGCAAATAAAGAGGGGATAATCTATTCTCCAGATGGGGATGCGGTTGCTTTAATCCTTTATACGTCGGGGACAACAGGAAGTCCAAAAGGAGTAATGCTAACATTTGATAATATTTTAGTAAATATAGAAGGTCTTAATAAGTATAATATGTATCAACCAACAGATAGAGTATTAGCTCTATTACCGATGCATCATATATTCCCACTTTTGGGTTCTGGAATAGTTCCATTACAACAAGGAGCAACTATAGCATTTTTAAAAGAGTTATCATCACAAGCTATGGTAGATGCGTTAAAAAACTATAAAATAACTATGATGATAGGAGTTCCTAGACTTTGGGAGATGCTTCATAAAAAAATAATGGAGAAAATTAACTCAAATAAAGTTATAAAAACATTGTTTAAAGCTGCAGAGAAAGTAGATAGTAAAGATTTCAGTAAGAAATTATTTAAAAAGGTTCATGAAGGATTTGGAGGAAATATAAGATTCTTTGTATCGGGAGGATCAAAATTAAATCCAGAAGTTTCAAGAGATTTTAAAACTTTAGGAATAGATGTCTGTGAAGGATATGGACTTACAGAGACGGCACCGATGATATCATTTACTCCGATAAATCAAGTTGTACCAGGTTCAGCTGGAAAAATAATGGATGGAGTAGAAGTTAAGATAGCTGAAGATGGAGAGATTCTTTCAAGAGGAAGAAACCTAATGAAAGGATATTATAATAAACCAGAGGCAACGGCAGAAGTAATAGATACTGATGGTTGGTTCCATACAGGAGATTTAGGAGAGGTAAAAGGAGAGTATCTGTATGTAACTGGAAGAAAAAAAGAGATGATAGTTTTATCAAATGGAAAAAATATCAATCCTATTGAGATAGAACAATGGATAATGTCGAATACTGATTTAATAGAAGAGATGGTTGTAACTGAATATAACGCTTTATTAACAGCAGTTGTATATCCTAACTTTGCAAAGGTGAAGGAGCATAGAGTTACAAATATAGCTGAAACATTAAAAAATGAAGTTATTGATAAATATAATGGAACTGCACCAAATTATAAAAAGATTTTAGATTTAAAAATAGTTCAACAAGAGTTGCCGAAAACAAAAATCGGAAAAATAAGAAGATTTATGGTTACTGATTTGTTAGAGGGTAAAGTTGAAATAGAAAAAGAGGAGAATGCTCCAACATTTGAAGAATATGTTGTAATTTCAGAGTATTTAAGTAATTTAAAAAGTAAAAAAGTTACATCTAAGGCACATTTAGAATTGGATTTAGGATTGGATTCGCTAGATTTAGTTGAATTTATGGCATTTGTTCAAAGTAGTTTTGGAGTGAACTTAACAGAAGAGATTTTAACAGAAAATCCAACGGTTATAGCAATATCTGAATATTTAAAAGAAAATTCAAAAGGTTTAGAAGTAAAGGATATAGATTGGAAAACAATATTAGAGAAGGAGAGTTTAGAAGGATTCCCTAAATCTAACTGTGCCGGAAAAATAGTAAAAACAATTTTAAAACCTTTATTCTCTGGATATATTAAAATAGAAAAAGAAACAGTGGAAAACTTAGATGTAAATAAGCCGACTATCTTTATAGGAAATCATCAAAGTTTCTTAGATGGATTTATATTTAATCAAAGTGTAGATAATAAAATATTAGATAATACATATTATTTAGCGAAAGTAGCTCACTTCCAAAAAGGATTTATGAAATCTTTAGGTGAAAACTCAAATGTGATGTTAATAGATATAAATAAAAATTTAGCAGAGACACTACAAAGTGCAGCGACAGCTTTAAGAAAAGGAAAGAATATAGTTATATTCCCAGAGGGAACAAGAACTAGAGATGGAGAGATGAAGGAGTTCAAAAAGTTCTATGCAATTTTAGCTAAAGAGTTAAACGCAGATATAGTTCCGTTTGGAATTAAAGGTGCTTATGAACTGTTCCCAGCTCATAGAAAAACTCCGATGAAAGGAACTGTAAAAGTTAAATTCTTCCCTAAAGTTTTACCAGCAACTTTAACTGTTGAAGAGATTGTAGAGAAGAACTCTAATGATATAAAGAGATGGTTAGAAATAAAATAG
- a CDS encoding SIMPL domain-containing protein produces the protein MKKIVTSIFILASSVVLANDTPTISVTGTGTVSGKPDTFSLIATVETSDKESKTAITENTNIINNTIKLLKKAGLKDSNLKTENYTLNYRTDYNTNSNSNNDMKYFVRNQITITSNDLKNAGEILTALNKGGVNNIGEVNFYIADRKELENNAYKLAYEDAKSKASLIANLENLKITPKNIDLNFNSPRPLPFMLNGTFKGDSAPIPVTVPSNIEVTASLNVTFYMEK, from the coding sequence ATGAAAAAGATAGTAACTTCTATTTTCATTTTAGCATCTTCTGTAGTTCTTGCTAATGATACTCCGACAATATCCGTTACAGGAACAGGAACTGTCTCTGGAAAACCAGATACATTTTCACTTATAGCTACCGTTGAAACTTCTGATAAAGAATCTAAAACAGCTATAACTGAAAACACAAATATCATCAACAACACAATAAAGCTTCTAAAGAAAGCTGGACTAAAAGATAGTAACCTAAAAACCGAAAATTATACTTTAAATTATAGAACTGACTACAATACAAACAGCAATTCTAATAACGATATGAAATATTTTGTTAGAAATCAAATAACAATAACAAGCAACGATTTGAAAAACGCAGGTGAAATTTTAACAGCTTTAAATAAAGGCGGAGTAAATAATATTGGAGAAGTAAATTTTTATATTGCAGATAGAAAAGAGCTTGAAAATAACGCTTATAAATTAGCTTATGAGGATGCAAAATCTAAAGCTTCTTTAATTGCAAACTTAGAAAATTTAAAAATAACTCCTAAAAATATCGATTTAAACTTCAATTCACCTAGACCACTTCCATTTATGCTCAATGGAACATTCAAAGGTGATAGTGCTCCAATTCCAGTAACTGTTCCAAGTAACATCGAAGTTACTGCCAGTTTAAACGTCACTTTCTATATGGAGAAATAA
- a CDS encoding AMP-binding protein yields the protein MNFIYDRKKTAVVYKDKEYSYYELIKMAKIYSELLNIEKEDRVVVFMENRPEYMAAVLGVWDKKGTCTNLDASYNSDQLEYVFNDSHPKYIITSNENIEVVNIAKLNSNSDIIILNVDEIDIKKEIRMENVAIECLEKEAVAVMLYTSGTTGNPKGVMLTFDNIMSNVEAIKEIKMVGAEDRLLALLPFHHILPLSFTVLMPLNFGCFVVILDELSSEAIKRNLQKYKITIVIGVPRVWEMFHKGIMGKIKSSPVTYKLFNICKSLNIIPLNKIIFKKIQEAFGGNINFLVSGGAKLDKEICEDFNAFGFKMLEGYGLTETSPIISFNRKDNIIPGTVGVPLPGVKVKLETDGEIVVKGRNVMKGYYNKPEATAEAIDEDGWFHTGDLGQFDGDHLKIIGRKKEMIVLSNGKNINPSDVEAEIIRETDLIEEVAVTEYHKHLVAIVYPNFKVLEERGIANAKDALKWEVIDKYNVTAPAYRKILDIVVVKEELPKTKLGKLRRFMLKDLVAGVTAKIEGSEDEIAPSKTVEKKISTSKEINTEEFKQISKFINTLHDDAHIIPESHLEIDLGLDSLDIVEIITYIQNTFGVTIAEEDFARIKTVEALCQFVREKGGNFEEGEVNWKKIFDEPVELDMPTSKVVVPITNILKPLFTHYIKLEKDTSKLQGSSPVIYVGNHQSMLDAFAFSQTLPKDILKNTYFLAINIHFEGKVKKYLAQNGNVILVDMNKNLKETLKIAAKVLKEGKNLVIFPEGARTRDGEIQEFKKTFAILSKELNIPVVPFAIKGAYELMPYGKNKPSSGKMSVTILDKVSSENKTVEEILKLTKQEIMNSLNS from the coding sequence ATGAATTTTATATATGATAGAAAAAAAACTGCAGTAGTTTATAAAGATAAAGAATATTCATACTATGAACTTATTAAAATGGCTAAAATATATTCTGAGTTATTAAACATAGAAAAAGAAGATAGGGTTGTTGTGTTCATGGAGAATAGACCTGAATATATGGCTGCTGTTTTAGGTGTATGGGATAAAAAAGGAACGTGTACAAATTTAGATGCTAGTTATAATTCAGATCAATTGGAGTATGTTTTTAATGATTCTCATCCTAAGTATATAATAACGTCTAATGAGAATATAGAGGTTGTAAATATAGCAAAGTTAAATTCAAATTCTGACATAATTATTTTAAATGTAGATGAAATTGATATAAAAAAAGAGATAAGAATGGAAAATGTAGCAATTGAGTGTCTGGAAAAAGAGGCAGTAGCGGTTATGTTATATACATCTGGAACAACAGGAAACCCTAAAGGAGTAATGTTAACATTTGATAATATAATGTCTAATGTTGAAGCAATTAAAGAGATAAAAATGGTAGGGGCAGAAGATAGATTATTAGCTTTATTACCGTTTCACCACATATTACCATTATCATTTACAGTATTGATGCCTTTGAATTTTGGATGTTTTGTTGTTATTTTAGATGAACTTTCTTCAGAAGCTATAAAAAGAAATTTACAAAAATATAAAATCACTATTGTAATAGGAGTCCCTAGAGTATGGGAGATGTTCCATAAGGGAATAATGGGTAAAATAAAAAGTAGTCCAGTTACTTATAAACTATTTAATATTTGTAAATCTTTAAATATTATTCCATTAAACAAAATAATATTTAAAAAAATTCAAGAGGCTTTCGGAGGAAATATAAACTTTTTAGTTTCAGGAGGAGCGAAGTTAGATAAGGAGATATGCGAGGACTTCAATGCCTTTGGATTTAAAATGTTAGAAGGGTATGGGTTAACAGAAACATCACCAATTATATCTTTTAATAGAAAAGATAATATTATTCCAGGAACAGTAGGAGTGCCATTACCTGGAGTAAAAGTAAAGTTAGAAACAGATGGAGAGATTGTAGTTAAGGGTAGAAACGTAATGAAGGGCTATTATAATAAACCTGAAGCGACAGCAGAAGCTATAGATGAGGATGGATGGTTCCATACAGGAGATTTAGGGCAATTTGATGGAGACCATTTAAAAATAATTGGAAGAAAAAAAGAGATGATAGTTTTATCAAATGGAAAAAATATAAATCCATCAGATGTAGAAGCTGAAATTATAAGAGAAACAGATTTGATTGAAGAGGTTGCAGTAACTGAGTACCATAAACATTTGGTAGCGATTGTATATCCTAACTTTAAAGTTTTAGAGGAGAGAGGAATAGCAAATGCAAAAGATGCTCTTAAATGGGAGGTTATTGATAAATATAATGTAACAGCTCCAGCTTACAGAAAAATATTGGATATAGTCGTAGTAAAAGAAGAACTTCCAAAAACAAAATTAGGTAAATTAAGAAGATTTATGTTAAAAGATTTAGTAGCTGGAGTGACTGCGAAAATCGAGGGATCAGAAGATGAAATTGCGCCTTCAAAAACTGTTGAGAAAAAAATATCAACTTCAAAGGAGATAAATACAGAAGAGTTTAAACAGATTTCTAAATTTATAAATACTTTGCACGATGATGCACATATAATACCAGAATCTCATTTGGAAATTGATTTAGGGTTGGATTCTTTGGATATAGTTGAGATTATAACATATATTCAGAATACATTTGGAGTAACTATAGCAGAGGAGGATTTTGCAAGAATAAAAACAGTAGAAGCGTTATGTCAGTTCGTAAGAGAGAAGGGTGGAAATTTTGAAGAGGGTGAAGTAAATTGGAAAAAGATATTTGATGAACCAGTTGAGTTAGATATGCCAACTTCAAAGGTTGTCGTACCAATTACAAATATCTTAAAACCGTTATTTACTCATTATATAAAATTAGAAAAGGATACGAGTAAACTTCAAGGTAGCTCACCAGTTATATATGTTGGAAATCATCAAAGTATGTTAGATGCATTTGCCTTTAGTCAAACTTTACCAAAGGATATTCTGAAAAATACATATTTCTTAGCAATAAATATTCATTTCGAAGGAAAAGTGAAAAAATATTTAGCGCAAAATGGAAATGTAATATTAGTTGATATGAATAAAAATCTAAAAGAAACATTGAAGATAGCAGCAAAAGTTTTAAAAGAGGGTAAAAATTTAGTTATATTCCCAGAAGGAGCAAGAACTAGAGATGGAGAGATTCAAGAATTTAAAAAGACATTTGCAATATTGTCAAAAGAGTTGAATATTCCAGTAGTTCCATTTGCAATAAAAGGGGCTTATGAGTTAATGCCGTATGGAAAGAATAAACCATCTTCAGGAAAAATGAGTGTAACAATATTAGATAAAGTATCTTCTGAAAATAAGACGGTTGAAGAGATTTTAAAACTTACAAAGCAAGAGATTATGAATAGCTTAAATTCATAA
- a CDS encoding DUF2156 domain-containing protein — protein MNWKRLLTESRAEINEFLENRFETSDLNFTNFYLWSFSENIEYAIQDDVLYIRGYYEGKEYYFAPISRERNQKKIIDAVKWIKNQNGKLVFIPEEYAQFLEGDFELKEERDSFDYIYLREDLAFLKGRKFSSKKNKVNKFIKTYEYTYEKISDSNIEEVRAFQQKWSENRKDDEIILSETLGIEGVLNNYEKLKLRGGVLKVDNRIVAYAIGEKLTENMGVVHIEKGDFEYMGSYQMINMLLAREEFPDVEFLNREDDFGSLGLREAKLSYQPIKFLKKYSM, from the coding sequence ATGAACTGGAAGAGATTGTTAACAGAAAGTAGAGCTGAAATTAATGAATTTTTAGAAAATAGATTTGAGACATCAGATCTAAACTTTACAAATTTTTATTTATGGAGTTTTAGCGAAAATATAGAATACGCAATTCAAGATGATGTTCTTTATATAAGAGGTTATTACGAAGGAAAAGAGTATTACTTTGCACCAATTTCTAGAGAGAGAAATCAGAAAAAAATAATAGATGCAGTTAAATGGATAAAAAACCAAAATGGAAAACTAGTATTTATTCCTGAGGAGTATGCACAGTTTTTAGAAGGTGATTTTGAATTGAAAGAGGAGAGAGATTCCTTTGATTATATCTATCTAAGAGAAGATTTAGCATTTTTAAAAGGAAGAAAATTTTCTTCGAAAAAAAATAAAGTAAATAAATTTATAAAAACATATGAGTATACATATGAAAAAATTTCAGATAGTAATATTGAAGAGGTTAGAGCTTTTCAACAAAAATGGAGTGAAAATAGAAAAGATGATGAGATAATTTTATCTGAAACTCTAGGAATTGAAGGAGTTTTAAATAACTATGAGAAACTGAAGTTGAGAGGTGGAGTTTTAAAGGTAGATAACAGGATTGTAGCTTATGCAATTGGTGAGAAGTTAACAGAAAATATGGGTGTCGTTCATATAGAGAAGGGAGACTTTGAATACATGGGAAGTTATCAGATGATAAATATGCTTCTTGCTAGAGAGGAGTTTCCAGATGTTGAATTTTTAAATAGAGAGGATGACTTTGGAAGCTTAGGTTTGAGAGAGGCTAAATTGTCATATCAACCGATTAAATTTTTAAAAAAATATAGTATGTAA
- a CDS encoding nitroreductase family protein, whose protein sequence is MLDELLLKTRSYRTFDSTEIDFDTLEKMINAARLGGSARNSQTLRYTLVNSASLCHKIFPHTAWAGAIPWSPTLEEGPKAYILISSLKDSPLPPITLGMDIGIASQNILLKATELNLGGCLIGSFNKMEIPKILDLDLEKYSPQILVALGKPTDRVVLTEGNEDNLKYHRDLENNIHYVPKLSLKNLILKKF, encoded by the coding sequence ATGTTAGATGAATTACTATTAAAGACTCGTTCTTATAGAACATTTGATTCAACAGAGATTGATTTTGACACTTTAGAAAAGATGATTAATGCTGCTAGATTAGGTGGCTCAGCTAGAAATAGTCAAACATTAAGATATACTCTTGTAAACTCTGCAAGCTTATGTCACAAAATATTTCCACATACAGCTTGGGCAGGAGCAATCCCTTGGAGCCCTACTTTAGAAGAGGGACCTAAAGCCTACATCCTTATTAGTAGCTTAAAGGATTCTCCTTTACCTCCGATTACTTTAGGAATGGATATTGGAATCGCTTCGCAAAATATTCTCTTAAAAGCAACTGAGCTTAATTTAGGAGGATGTTTAATTGGTTCTTTTAATAAGATGGAAATTCCTAAAATCCTTGATTTAGACCTTGAGAAATACTCTCCTCAAATTCTTGTAGCTTTAGGTAAACCTACAGATAGAGTAGTTCTTACTGAAGGAAATGAAGATAATTTAAAATATCATAGAGATTTAGAAAATAATATTCATTATGTTCCTAAATTATCATTAAAAAATTTAATATTAAAAAAATTCTAG
- a CDS encoding histidine triad nucleotide-binding protein produces the protein MATIFTKIINREIPASIVFENDKVIAFKDINPAAPIHILVVPKKEIPTLNDITAEDSEYLTAMYLAIKDITKDLNISEDGYRVITNCNSHGGQEVFHLHFHILGGQHLGPMLSI, from the coding sequence ATGGCTACTATATTTACAAAAATTATAAATAGAGAGATTCCAGCTTCTATCGTTTTTGAAAATGATAAAGTAATTGCTTTTAAAGATATAAATCCTGCAGCACCAATTCATATTTTAGTTGTTCCCAAAAAGGAGATTCCAACTTTAAATGATATTACAGCAGAGGATTCAGAATATCTTACAGCTATGTATTTAGCAATTAAAGATATTACTAAAGATTTAAATATTTCTGAAGATGGGTATAGAGTAATTACTAATTGTAATTCTCATGGTGGGCAAGAGGTGTTTCATTTACACTTCCACATCTTAGGTGGTCAACACCTTGGACCTATGCTATCAATTTAA
- the eis gene encoding enhanced intracellular survival protein Eis, translating into MIENQLKKMWRDLFCDEIEYINWYFERIYKEKTTNVALENEILVGMLYQNYYHLSIDRDRFLGRYLVGVGVTPEKRGEGVMKSLLLKTMKEAYEYGEEFIYLTPIDKNIYERFGFGFISKLSMYNLPFFKLEDMKKEFRVQKISEENYDEKLLIDLKEFYREITKEFYISVAREKDDYKNILSEIFCEEGNVYLSYDISGKINGYMSILRDESIFIKELLFKEKAALETLLSVVYGYKDYADEIKIILPENTYLEDYFKSENQIRKTSKNKIQVRILRVEKTLNRLSKEMFDGEDLTIYIQDNYIHENTGVYKVRKNNVEKTEGEFDISLSIRDFTVMAYGFRDFNSLKKIESFYIKNKDKEEMLSRIFKKRINYFNQDF; encoded by the coding sequence ATGATAGAAAATCAATTGAAAAAAATGTGGAGAGATCTTTTTTGTGATGAAATTGAATACATAAATTGGTATTTTGAGAGGATTTATAAAGAGAAAACTACAAATGTAGCCCTAGAAAATGAGATATTAGTAGGTATGTTATATCAAAACTATTATCATTTATCCATAGATAGAGATAGGTTTTTAGGACGTTATCTTGTTGGGGTTGGGGTAACGCCAGAAAAAAGAGGAGAGGGAGTTATGAAATCTCTTCTTTTAAAAACCATGAAAGAAGCTTATGAATATGGAGAAGAGTTTATATATTTGACTCCAATCGATAAAAATATCTATGAGAGATTTGGATTTGGATTTATATCAAAACTTTCGATGTATAATCTACCTTTTTTTAAACTAGAAGATATGAAAAAAGAGTTTAGAGTTCAAAAAATTTCAGAAGAGAATTATGATGAAAAACTTTTAATAGATTTAAAAGAATTTTATAGAGAGATTACAAAAGAGTTTTACATAAGTGTGGCTAGAGAGAAAGATGACTATAAAAATATTTTATCAGAGATATTTTGTGAAGAGGGAAATGTTTATCTAAGTTATGATATAAGTGGGAAAATAAATGGGTATATGAGTATACTCAGAGATGAGAGTATATTTATAAAAGAGCTTTTATTTAAAGAGAAAGCTGCGTTAGAAACACTACTATCGGTTGTTTATGGATATAAGGATTACGCAGATGAAATTAAAATCATATTACCTGAAAACACATATTTAGAAGATTACTTTAAAAGTGAAAACCAAATAAGAAAAACTTCGAAGAATAAAATTCAAGTTAGAATTTTAAGAGTTGAAAAGACTTTAAATAGGCTTTCAAAGGAGATGTTTGATGGTGAAGACTTAACTATTTATATTCAAGATAACTACATACATGAAAATACAGGGGTATATAAAGTAAGAAAAAATAATGTAGAAAAAACAGAAGGTGAATTTGATATAAGTTTAAGCATAAGAGATTTCACAGTCATGGCTTATGGATTTAGAGATTTTAACTCTTTAAAAAAAATAGAAAGTTTTTATATAAAAAATAAGGATAAAGAGGAGATGTTAAGTAGAATATTTAAGAAGAGAATAAACTATTTTAACCAAGACTTTTAA
- a CDS encoding DUF2628 domain-containing protein: MESRIDYVDKHLGSLEDFVRGSSKYYLETWRSDKIKFNFAAFLFEALWFAYRKMYDWAFVLLTINISINLLTFLVLIKTKFYMGGMLLTLVIRIFLGFKANDIYYNRAKKILEKCEFEPEDKDCGTSLLGVSLIVFLGIIFQVLLDFYLGITLYYQS; the protein is encoded by the coding sequence ATGGAGAGTAGGATAGACTATGTAGATAAACACCTCGGAAGTTTAGAGGATTTTGTAAGAGGGAGTTCAAAATATTATTTAGAAACTTGGAGAAGTGACAAAATAAAATTTAATTTCGCTGCATTTTTATTTGAAGCTCTGTGGTTTGCTTATAGAAAAATGTATGATTGGGCATTTGTCTTGTTGACAATAAATATTTCAATAAATCTATTGACATTTTTGGTTCTTATAAAAACTAAGTTTTACATGGGAGGAATGTTATTAACCCTTGTAATTAGAATTTTTTTAGGTTTTAAAGCAAATGATATATATTATAACAGAGCAAAAAAAATTCTTGAAAAGTGTGAGTTTGAACCCGAAGATAAAGATTGTGGGACAAGTTTATTGGGTGTTTCCTTAATAGTATTTTTAGGGATAATATTTCAAGTTTTATTGGATTTTTATTTGGGGATTACTTTATATTATCAAAGTTAA
- a CDS encoding leucyl aminopeptidase has product MFNVINKIGKSYDLNVALTFEGEVEICEHISAGNRELIKKLIDKKEFTGKKGELLKVDFLEGEYLISMAFLGMGKEDEFSLDIYREVMFDFLSKEKGSILISSDKTILTNYEILGEIVSNVNYSFDSFKEKKAEKLQVELFISGEEKNISETVLLGEATDIARDLVDQPANVINPVTLAQKVVELGAVYGFEVEILDENDIERLDMNLLLAVGRASITKPRLIVMRYLNGKDKNERIGLIGKGLTYDTGGLCIKPADSMFEMKSDMAGAASVIGAMCAIAAGKVERDVIAIVPACENAINENAYRPGDIIKSMNGKTVEIINTDAEGRLALADAITYAVRNEKVTEIVDIATLTGAIMVALGSLTTGVFSNCDEKYNMIEKASKIHGEKVWRMPLFEEYAEQLKSTVADVKHTGGRMGGSVTAAKFLEGFAEGLPWIHMDIAGTSFNSSVKWLKKGATGVGVKALYSYVKNR; this is encoded by the coding sequence ATGTTTAACGTTATTAATAAGATAGGGAAAAGTTATGATTTAAATGTTGCTTTAACATTTGAAGGTGAAGTGGAGATTTGTGAGCATATCTCGGCAGGGAATAGGGAATTAATAAAGAAGTTGATAGATAAAAAAGAGTTTACAGGGAAAAAAGGCGAGTTATTAAAAGTAGATTTTTTAGAGGGAGAGTATCTGATTTCAATGGCTTTTCTTGGAATGGGAAAAGAGGATGAGTTTAGCCTTGATATCTATAGAGAAGTGATGTTTGATTTCTTATCTAAAGAGAAAGGTTCTATTTTAATATCTTCAGATAAAACTATTCTTACAAATTATGAAATCTTAGGAGAGATAGTATCTAATGTTAACTATTCATTTGATTCGTTCAAAGAGAAGAAAGCTGAAAAATTACAAGTAGAATTATTCATCTCAGGAGAGGAGAAAAACATTTCAGAAACTGTTCTATTAGGAGAAGCTACGGATATAGCGAGAGATTTAGTTGATCAACCAGCAAATGTTATTAATCCAGTTACTTTAGCACAAAAAGTGGTTGAGTTAGGAGCTGTATACGGATTTGAAGTAGAGATCTTAGATGAAAATGATATAGAGAGATTAGATATGAATCTACTATTAGCTGTTGGAAGAGCGTCAATAACAAAACCTAGATTAATAGTGATGAGATATTTAAATGGAAAAGACAAGAATGAAAGAATAGGATTGATAGGAAAAGGGTTAACTTATGATACAGGGGGTCTTTGTATAAAACCAGCAGACTCTATGTTTGAAATGAAAAGCGATATGGCAGGAGCAGCCTCTGTTATAGGTGCTATGTGTGCTATTGCAGCAGGAAAAGTGGAGAGAGATGTTATAGCGATTGTTCCAGCTTGTGAAAATGCTATAAATGAAAATGCTTATAGACCTGGAGATATTATAAAATCAATGAATGGAAAAACAGTAGAGATTATAAATACAGATGCAGAAGGAAGATTAGCTTTAGCGGATGCAATAACTTATGCTGTAAGAAATGAAAAGGTTACTGAGATTGTAGATATAGCAACACTAACTGGAGCGATAATGGTAGCCTTAGGAAGTTTAACTACAGGAGTATTCTCAAATTGTGATGAGAAATATAATATGATAGAAAAGGCAAGTAAAATCCATGGAGAAAAAGTTTGGAGAATGCCATTATTTGAGGAGTATGCAGAACAATTAAAATCTACAGTTGCAGATGTCAAGCATACAGGTGGAAGAATGGGAGGTTCTGTAACAGCGGCTAAATTCTTAGAAGGATTTGCTGAAGGATTACCATGGATACATATGGATATAGCGGGAACTTCATTTAATAGTAGTGTTAAATGGCTTAAAAAAGGTGCAACAGGTGTAGGAGTAAAAGCTTTATATTCTTATGTAAAAAATAGATAA